CGGTGGCGCTGCAGCTCGGCGGATCGGATCCGGCAAAGCTCGCCGAGGCGGCGCGGATCGGCGAGGCCTTCGGCTATGACGAGATCAACCTCAATGTCGGCTGCCCGTCAGATCGTGTTCAGTCGGGAACATTCGGCGCCTGCCTGATGAAGACGCCGGCCCTGGTCGCCGACTGCGTCGCGGCGATGAAGGCTTCGGTGAAAATCCCCGTCACGGTCAAATGCCGCATCGGCGTCGACGACCAGGACCCGGAGCCTGCGCTCGACACGCTTGCCGACGGCGTGCTCGCGGCCGGCGCCGACGCGCTCTGGGTGCATGCCCGAAAGGCCTGGCTGGAAGGGCTGAGCCCCAAGGAGAATCGCGACATCCCGCCGCTCGACTATCCGCGCGTCTATAGGCTGAAGGCCAGAAAGCCGAACGAATTCATCGGCATCAACGGCGGCATTCAATCGCTTGCCGAGGCGTCGGCGCATCTCGGCCATGTCGACGGCGTGATGCTCGGCCGCGCCGCCTACCATACGCCGGGCATCATGACCGGCGTCGATACCGCGTTCTACGGCGAAGTTGCACCCGCCTTCGACTATCCGGGCCTGATCGACGCCATGGCCGGTTACGCCGCGCGCCATATCGAGCGCGGCGGGCGGCTCGGCCACATCACCCGCCATATGGTCGGACTGTTCCACGGCCTGCCCGGCGCGCGCCGCTTCCGGCAGATACTTTCCACGGATGCGAACAAACCTGGAGCCGGGCCGGAGGTGCTGAAGACCGCTTTCGCGGCAATCGATTTCGCGGCGGAAGCCGAGGCGGCCTGACTCGATCCGATTAATCCCGCAGGATCATGCGGTCGCCGCGCACGTCGAAACCCGACAACGAACCGATGAAGTTCATGCCGAGCAGGCTTTGTTCCAGCATGCCGGGCGCGGCGACCATCACCGTCATATCCTTGCGCACGATGCCGCCGATCGCCAGTTCGTCGGTTCTGACGGTGGCTGCGCGCGCCATGCCGTTGGCGGTGGAGACGTCGACGCTGTAGCTGAGCGCCGCCGGGTTGAAGCCCGCGGCCTGGGCATCTTCCGATGTCAGCACCGTGCTGGTCGCGCCGGTGTCGACGACGGCGCGCACCGGCGCGCCGTTGACCAGGATGCGGGCCTCGAAGTGGCCATTGCCGGCCTTGTCGAGCGTGACGGTCGGGCGGCCGTTCTCCACGCCGAGCGCCAGCGGGCTGCCCGGGACGAGACCGGCCGTCACGCGGCTCGCGACGTCCTGCAGCTCGTAGCGATACTGATAGCCGGCGATCAGCACGAGGATCAGTGCGGCCCAGACGCCGATATTGCGTGCCATGTCGCCAAGCGGCCGGCCCGAGCGGAGCAGGCTCGCGCCGATCACCATGACCAGCACGCCGACCCAGATCAGCCGGCCGAAATCATTGTTGTTCATGCCGAAAGTGTGGCCGGCCGAGTTGTTGAGCATCAGCAGCACCAGCCCGACGCCGATCACCGCCATGACGATCCAGAACAGCCGGTTCATC
This region of Mesorhizobium sp. M2A.F.Ca.ET.046.03.2.1 genomic DNA includes:
- the dusA gene encoding tRNA dihydrouridine(20/20a) synthase DusA is translated as MLKNQDHRVAVAPMMDWTDRHCRFFHRQLTHRALLYTEMVVADAVIHGARERLLGFDDVEHPVALQLGGSDPAKLAEAARIGEAFGYDEINLNVGCPSDRVQSGTFGACLMKTPALVADCVAAMKASVKIPVTVKCRIGVDDQDPEPALDTLADGVLAAGADALWVHARKAWLEGLSPKENRDIPPLDYPRVYRLKARKPNEFIGINGGIQSLAEASAHLGHVDGVMLGRAAYHTPGIMTGVDTAFYGEVAPAFDYPGLIDAMAGYAARHIERGGRLGHITRHMVGLFHGLPGARRFRQILSTDANKPGAGPEVLKTAFAAIDFAAEAEAA
- a CDS encoding TIGR02281 family clan AA aspartic protease, which produces MNRLFWIVMAVIGVGLVLLMLNNSAGHTFGMNNNDFGRLIWVGVLVMVIGASLLRSGRPLGDMARNIGVWAALILVLIAGYQYRYELQDVASRVTAGLVPGSPLALGVENGRPTVTLDKAGNGHFEARILVNGAPVRAVVDTGATSTVLTSEDAQAAGFNPAALSYSVDVSTANGMARAATVRTDELAIGGIVRKDMTVMVAAPGMLEQSLLGMNFIGSLSGFDVRGDRMILRD